The following DNA comes from Halalkaliarchaeum sp. AArc-CO.
GCACGGTCGGCGTCGACGGCTTCCGGTGTGACATCGCCTGGGGGGTCCCTCACAGCTTCTGGAAGGACGTCCGGGAGGTCGTTCGCGCGAACGATTCCGAGTTCCTGCTGCTCGAGGAGGCAATCCCGAACGATCCGGCGTTCTCCGAAAACGAGTTCGACATGCATTTCGACACAGAGGGGTTCACCGTTCCGGCGCACGCTGTCGCCCGCGGTGAGGCGGCCGGCGCCGACCTGTTCGACCGGGTCCGGGACCGCAGGCGTCAGGGCTTCCCCGAGTACTCGATGATCTTGAACGCCGTCGAGAACCACGACGAGTACCGGGTCCTCAACGAGGCGCTGGACGGCTCCCGCGAGGACCCGGAGAAGGCCCAGCGGGCGGTGTGGGCCGCCGGCGTCGCACTTCCCGGGGTGCCGCACATCTACTACGGGATGGAACGTGCGATCTCCGTCTACGGCGAGGGCCGACACAGGGGCGAGGGCGACCACCGCGACGGCGACGTCCACCCCGGCGGCAAACAGCGCGCGTTCATGAACTGGGAGTCGTACGACGAGGACCACCTCTCGTTCTACAGGACGCTCGTGTCGGCCTACCACGATCTCGACGTTTTGAAGCCGGACGCGGCGCTGTCGGGTGCGTGGTACAACTCCGCCAACGACGTCCTCGTGTTCGGGCGGGACGCGAGCGACCTGTCTGCCGTCGAGGGGCCCGAACGGGTCGTCGTCGTGATCAACTTCGACGCCCGGCCCGCTGAGGTGTTCCTCCGCCCCGGCGTCGGCGCGATCGATCACGTTTCCGGCGATGACGTGAGCGTGGAGACGCTCAGCGACGCCCGCGCCGTGGAGGTCGACACGATTGCGGTGCTCGAGACGCCGGACCTGCTGGAGATCGGGAGCCCGATCTCCGAGCCCGACGTCGAGTTGGGAACCGACTACGGCGACGGCGAGTACGTCTATCCGACGGGCGCGGAGTACGTCGAGGGGGCGTTCGACCTCGAGGCCGTCGGCGTCCACGAGACGCCCGACGCCTACCAGTTCCGGGTGGAGATCGCAGGCGACCTGACGAACCCGTGGGAGCTTCCGGGCGGGTTCTCGCTGCAACACCTGCAGGTGTACGTCCGGAACCCGGAACGCGACGACGGCGCGACGGTCGCCCGCGACGGCGTCAACGCCGAACTCGCAGCGACCTACCAGTACCGGGTCGTCGTCGACGGGGAGAACGGCACCCGTGTCGAGTCGTCCGACGGGACGCTGCTCGCAGACGGGGAAGTACGGACGAACGAGGTCACGGGCGCGATCGTCGCCGAGGTCCCGAAGTGGGCGTTCGACGCCGACATCGAGCGCCTCTCGGTCGCGCCGCTTCTTCTCGGATACGACCCGGACGCGCCCGGATCTGTCCGCCAGGTGGCGGCCGACCCGACCCCGGAGGTCTTCGGCGGGGGTCGCGACGACGAGGCCAACCCGAACGTGATCGACCTCGTCGTGGACGTCGACGTCGACCGCGAGACGGCCCTTGCATACGACGCGGACACCCCCGCGGAGATCGGGTACGTTCCGCTGGTCACCCCGTTCGAGGAGGTTGCGACGTTCGACGTCGAGACGGGAACGGGCGACGGCCCCGGGACGTACGTAGTGCCGACCGGCAACGACTACTACGAGGGGGCGTGGGATCTGGACCGACTGGAGATCCACGAATCGCGCGACAGGGTCCGATTCGACTATCGGTTCACCGAGCCGCTTGAAAACCCCTGGCAGTTCGACGTGGGATTCAGCCACCAGCTCCCGCAGGTGTACGTGTTCGATCCCGACACGGACGCTCCAGCCACGACGGAGGGGAGAACCGGGACTAACGTCGCCTTCGAGGCGCCGTACAATTACCGGGTGAACGTCAACCCGGAGGCGGGTGCGGGCGTCGAGGACGCCGCCGGCGAGGGCGTCACCCGGGACGTGACCGTCGACTCCGACGAGCACACGATCCGGTTCGACGTTCCGAAGGACGCGATCGGCTGGGACCGCGACCGTGGGGTGGCGATCGCCGCCGTCGTCTGTCCGTTCGACGGCTTCGGCGAGGGCGGCCTCCGGGCGATCGCATCGGAGCCCGAAACGCACGTCATCGGCGGGGGCGAGGACGGCGTGCCGGATCCGAAAGTGATGGATCTGGTCACGCCCGAGGACGTCGACCGATCCGAGGCGTTCGGGGAGTACGGCGCCGACTCGCCGCCCGTCTTACCGTACGTCACCCTCGGGGACCTGACGCGGGAGGAACTGCTCGAGGTGGCCGGTGAGGCTGACGACGAGGACGGCGAGGCCCGAGACGACGAGACCGACGACCAGTCCGACGAGACGGACGGCGAGAAGGACGACGAGACGGACGAGCCCGAAACGCCGACCGAACCGGCGGAGGCCGACGCCGAGACGCCCGGATTCGGGATCGGGGCGGGCGCCGCGGCGCTCGGCGCGGCGGGGTGGGCGGCGAAATCGCTCGCGGATCGACGCGATGGCGAGGAGGACGACCGGGAGTAAACTCAGCTCCGTCCGGCTTCCCGGACGGTGTTGAGCCCCACCACGGTTCCCCCGACGACGACCGGGAGCCAGTAGACGAACCCGCGGAAGACGATCACGCCCGCAAGCGCCGCCGCCGCAGTCACCTCGACGGGGGCGGCCACGAGCAGCGCGACGAGCGCCCCCTCGATCCCGCCGGCGCCGCCCGGAAGCGGGAGGCCGCCCGCGACCGCTCCCAGCGGGACCACGAGCGCTGCGACGGCGATCGGGATCGGCGCACCGACCGCCCATAAGGCGAGCCACAGCGCGAGCACCTGACACGCCCAGCCGATTGTCGACCACGAGACGGTAACCGCGAGCCGCCGGCGGTCGGTTCCGACGCGCCGAATCGCCCCGAGGAAGCCGTCGATCCGCCGGCGGATCCCGTCGGTCGTCGGCGCCGACATGCTGGGTATCACGCCCGCAAGCCGCGAGAGCCCGCCGGCGATCCGGGGCGCGATCGCATCGGCGAGGCGGGTTCGAAACCGCCAGGCGAGTGTAGCGAGGATCAAAAGCGTGACGCCGGCCACGGCGGCCGCGACCGCCGCCAGCAGGACGTCCCCGCCCACCGTCGCCGTGGCGCCGAGCCAGAGCACTGCCACGAGGGCAAACGCCGTCGACGGCAGGAGGTTTACGGTGTCGACGCTCGCGATCGCCGCGAGGCCGCGTTCGTACTCGAGTTTCGTCGTTCGGGAGAGATACAACGCCGTCACCGGCTCGCCGCCCGCCTGGCCGAACGGTGTGACGTTGTTTGCGAAGGCGGCGACGCCGTACAGCAGAAACCCTCGAACCCGCGAGACGGGACTGTCCAGGCTCGAAAGCACCGATCGAAGCGCCATCCCCCACGCGAGGAACCACCCGAGTGTGACGACCCCGACGACGCCCACGAGCGCGAGGTTGGCCGCGACCAGCGCCGACAAAAACTCCTCGACCCCGACCAGTACTGCGAGCGCCGCAACGATCGCGACCGCTGCAGTAAACCCCAGAAGCGTCCGGAGGCGATCGCGACGCGACATACGGGACGTTGCGTCCGTCGCTTTTAAACAACCGTCGACTGCCTCTCGCCCCGTGGATCACCTGGCCGCACCGGTCCCTGTCCCCGTTTCACTCCCCGGACGACCGGGTGCAAACTCCTTTTAAGCGATCCTGCCGACACACGCACGTGAACGAACGCGACGCGCTCCGGCTGCTCGCCGCCGACCTGCCGCACGCGGGCGACGACTGCGCGGTCGTCGACGGGCTGGTCCTCACGACCGACATGCTCCACGCGTCGACGGACTTCCCAGCGGGGACGACCTCCTACACGGTGGGGTGGCGCTCGGTCGGCGTCTCCCTGTCCGACGTCGCCGCGATGGGGGCGGAACCACTCGGAGCGGTGGCCGCCTACGCACCGACGGCGCTCGAGGAGGAACCGCTCGTGGACTTCCTCGAGGGAGCCCGGGACGTCTGTGATCGTGTCGGCACTGACTACGTCGGCGGCGACCTGGACACCCACCGGGAGCTGACGGTGACGTCGACTGCCGTCGGGCGGACCGACGACCCGGTCCCGCGATCGGGAACGTCGCCAGGGGATGCCGTCTGTGTCACCGGCGAGTGGGGCCGGACGGCGGCCGCCCTCGACCTGTTCGACGCCGGCGACGTCGAGAGAGCGAACGAGCTGTTCCGGTTCGAACCCCGCATCGAGGCCGGTCGGGCGCTCGCCGCCACGGCGACGGCGATGATGGACTCGAGCGACGGGCTCGCCCGGTCGCTCCACCAGCTTGCTGCGGCGAGCGACTGCGGCTTCCGGATCGACGCCGACGCGCTCCCGGTGCACCCGGAGCTCGAAAACCTGTCTACAGACCCCGAAACACGGTTCGAGCGAGCCGTCCACGTCGGCGAGGACTTCGAACTCGTCTGTACGCTGCCGAACTCCGCGGTCGCAGCCGCGAGGGAGGACTGTCCGGTGCCACTCACGCTGGTAGGGCGGGTCACCGACCCGGGGGAGGGAGTGACGGTCGTCGGCGGGCCGGGGGAGGCTGACTCGCGGCCGTTGCCGGACCGTGGATACACCCACGAGTGATCAGGAACTCCGGAACTCCTTCGTGCCGGGCACCTCGCCCGGATGGCAACTTACTCAAGCCGGGCTGTCGTTTCCCCGGGTATGACGACCCACCGGGAACCGCTCGGTTCCGTGCTGGAGACGGTCGGCGAGACGCCGCTGGTTCGCGTTCGGGCGTCCTCCGAGGAGGTGCCGGTTTACGCGAAGCTGGAGTCGTTCAACCCCGGCGCATCGATCAAAGATCGCATCGGGAAGTACATGCTCGAACGCATGCTCGAACGGGGCGATCTCGACCCCGGCGGAACGGTGATCGAACCCACCGCCGGAAACACCGGGATCGGGCTGGCAGTCGCGGCCGGACAGCTCGACTTAGAGGCGGTCTTCGTCGTGCCGGAGGGGTTCGCCGTCGAGAAGCAACAACTAATGCGTGCACTCGGCGCCGAGGTAATCAACACGCCCACCGAGGACGGGATGGGGTATGCCATCCAGCGGGCACACGACCTCGCCGAGGAACTCGACAACGCGGTGGTCCCCCAGCAGTTCAAAAACCCCCTGAACGCCGAGGCGCACTACGAGACCACCGGCCCGGAGTGTTACGAGGCGCTCGACGGCCGGGTCGGCGCCGTCGTGGCCGGCTGTGGCACCGGCGG
Coding sequences within:
- a CDS encoding glucodextranase DOMON-like domain-containing protein — protein: MTDNSTRHTKRTHGIHRRTLLGGVAGLGLLSAVPGAAASDELSTHSVDLDDADGTGSYHPGEPLFVPVGEKRWNTAWVGPEYIGDRDNLAPGSPQPSADPDNYAADDFAWSILDRPAESDAELTFASSLFEDRPRYDEGRDNVAEFEADVAGTYTLELDAPDGTHELTIRALPDDENAPAGPPRLELDADYDPDADAFEIDTNAALAPDSRADPDDLEAFVLADDRDPLQTDAIAVDGLTATVPRDALEDEPGRVYVVVHDGDRTSVTDSVELRPDGDVYLPNRAPEWMHDGVLYQIFTRSWAGERDATTFDTLIEGDDVARGVDYLDELGIDAVWLTPIHPAVSAERDLPGGGPHGYDITDYFGVADDLTPEGKTPLEAYREFVDACHDRDIKVVLDLVVNHGGRTLPEFQDTIESQTEAPEYWPIVEEWDRDSPYFDWFDRIDAPREYEGQQLEPAPFATGFWNLQLHPNFNFDNVALREYMLAVAEFWSGTVGVDGFRCDIAWGVPHSFWKDVREVVRANDSEFLLLEEAIPNDPAFSENEFDMHFDTEGFTVPAHAVARGEAAGADLFDRVRDRRRQGFPEYSMILNAVENHDEYRVLNEALDGSREDPEKAQRAVWAAGVALPGVPHIYYGMERAISVYGEGRHRGEGDHRDGDVHPGGKQRAFMNWESYDEDHLSFYRTLVSAYHDLDVLKPDAALSGAWYNSANDVLVFGRDASDLSAVEGPERVVVVINFDARPAEVFLRPGVGAIDHVSGDDVSVETLSDARAVEVDTIAVLETPDLLEIGSPISEPDVELGTDYGDGEYVYPTGAEYVEGAFDLEAVGVHETPDAYQFRVEIAGDLTNPWELPGGFSLQHLQVYVRNPERDDGATVARDGVNAELAATYQYRVVVDGENGTRVESSDGTLLADGEVRTNEVTGAIVAEVPKWAFDADIERLSVAPLLLGYDPDAPGSVRQVAADPTPEVFGGGRDDEANPNVIDLVVDVDVDRETALAYDADTPAEIGYVPLVTPFEEVATFDVETGTGDGPGTYVVPTGNDYYEGAWDLDRLEIHESRDRVRFDYRFTEPLENPWQFDVGFSHQLPQVYVFDPDTDAPATTEGRTGTNVAFEAPYNYRVNVNPEAGAGVEDAAGEGVTRDVTVDSDEHTIRFDVPKDAIGWDRDRGVAIAAVVCPFDGFGEGGLRAIASEPETHVIGGGEDGVPDPKVMDLVTPEDVDRSEAFGEYGADSPPVLPYVTLGDLTREELLEVAGEADDEDGEARDDETDDQSDETDGEKDDETDEPETPTEPAEADAETPGFGIGAGAAALGAAGWAAKSLADRRDGEEDDRE
- a CDS encoding lysylphosphatidylglycerol synthase transmembrane domain-containing protein, with translation MSRRDRLRTLLGFTAAVAIVAALAVLVGVEEFLSALVAANLALVGVVGVVTLGWFLAWGMALRSVLSSLDSPVSRVRGFLLYGVAAFANNVTPFGQAGGEPVTALYLSRTTKLEYERGLAAIASVDTVNLLPSTAFALVAVLWLGATATVGGDVLLAAVAAAVAGVTLLILATLAWRFRTRLADAIAPRIAGGLSRLAGVIPSMSAPTTDGIRRRIDGFLGAIRRVGTDRRRLAVTVSWSTIGWACQVLALWLALWAVGAPIPIAVAALVVPLGAVAGGLPLPGGAGGIEGALVALLVAAPVEVTAAAALAGVIVFRGFVYWLPVVVGGTVVGLNTVREAGRS
- the thiL gene encoding thiamine-phosphate kinase — protein: MNERDALRLLAADLPHAGDDCAVVDGLVLTTDMLHASTDFPAGTTSYTVGWRSVGVSLSDVAAMGAEPLGAVAAYAPTALEEEPLVDFLEGARDVCDRVGTDYVGGDLDTHRELTVTSTAVGRTDDPVPRSGTSPGDAVCVTGEWGRTAAALDLFDAGDVERANELFRFEPRIEAGRALAATATAMMDSSDGLARSLHQLAAASDCGFRIDADALPVHPELENLSTDPETRFERAVHVGEDFELVCTLPNSAVAAAREDCPVPLTLVGRVTDPGEGVTVVGGPGEADSRPLPDRGYTHE
- a CDS encoding PLP-dependent cysteine synthase family protein codes for the protein MTTHREPLGSVLETVGETPLVRVRASSEEVPVYAKLESFNPGASIKDRIGKYMLERMLERGDLDPGGTVIEPTAGNTGIGLAVAAGQLDLEAVFVVPEGFAVEKQQLMRALGAEVINTPTEDGMGYAIQRAHDLAEELDNAVVPQQFKNPLNAEAHYETTGPECYEALDGRVGAVVAGCGTGGTLMGMGRYAREQHPDTLVIAVEPEGSIFREFLGRDVEEGEYKTEGIGTHDTSTNELFDPELVDDVYAISDRDVHAEMQRLAAEEGQLIASSAAANSVAARRVARQIRDGELDAPHDAVVTVFPDSSERYLSKGVYGSFEEWTG